The Xylocopa sonorina isolate GNS202 chromosome 10, iyXylSono1_principal, whole genome shotgun sequence genome contains the following window.
CTTTTCGCCGTTATGTACACTAATTTATTTTTACATGACATTTACAACTGCTGTTCAAAATGACAATTTTCTTGCTCCTAtttcctgtgtttcattattTACACGAGTCGCAAACAACGCGCGTCTGTGCGATAATCTTCGTGTTCAAAACTAATCGATTCACCGATCTCCCACAGGACGGCAGTGTTTAATTCGTTTTTTCGTTCTCTGCGAGCCCAATGAGCTGTTAAAGAAAAAATTCGTAACGCGCGTTTAGAAAATTTTCAATTCGATTTCTGGCACGTATTTACAATTAACGATAGAAGGTCTAATGATTTATACAAAtatgattcgaaagcttaaaAATAAGAATCACTGGGCAAGTACCGAAATCCCCTATCAGCTGAAGAGAGAGATCGTTGTGCTTCCTCCTTCGAAACAAAACACCGTACGGATATGAGATTTTACTATCACCGAAGATTTTTTTACGAAGACGATGCTTAAAAATCTTTGGaacttatacatatatatacatatatatcccTATTACAATATCCGACACGTTACGACACCTATGCGATGAAAACGATTCTCTGTCGATGTGATCCTGCTTATGTTTTCCATCTCTTTCTCTATTAGTCGTGATAATTCCTTTTCCGTCGAGAGCAGAAACTATTTCGCAACAAGTAGTACACCGATCGTCGGTTATCTTCCGGCTAATCGGTATATCACACATGTGTCAtcgtaaaaaagaaaaacaatctCTGTACAGAAACTCCAATAAACAGAAATTTAGAACTCCAAAGAACCTTGAACACATAAACCGATCTTTGCGAAAGGGAAACGAATTCGAAGAAACTAGACGAACTAAAAACATGTATCTGTGAATAATCGAATTACAAAACGAGAAGAACGATTGCGGATATTGGTTACCTTATTTTCCTTCTCGAAACTTCTATTCTCTTTCACCTTCTGTGTAAGCCGTCGCACGGCAACGGGCTGTCGAGAAAGAAAACGAGAATGAATCGAGACTGTGTTCGATGAGAACCGGTTGTTCGATTGGAAACCAATGATATTCACCGCTGTTGATTTTACATCAGAATTTCTATTAACCATTTCACGTAATATACGGCTGTCTGATGCTATAGATACGATTAAAAATTTTCGTCTTACAAGACTACGAAGTTGGAGAAAGTAATTGAAAGTTCGAAATTGCACATTTTTGTTACCTTTTCTCCCTTTCCCTCTCACCCCCCGCCCCTCCAACACACATATATACATTCACACGCACGAATACACTCGTATTTTTTCCCCTTGAGATCTGCATATACATACACCGAACCTATTTCATAATTCACCGTAAAAACTAActtacaaaaaaagaaaaaaaaattaatcgttaaagaaagaaatgaaacccacaaatataattaaaaaaaaaaaaaaaagcaatgcCTCATTttgaataaaaagaaaagaataacgTGTTGGTTAAAACATCACTTCAAGTAATTTGGCTAGTCTATATAGTTAAAGATTTTGATATTTTGGgtcaaaagaaaaagaaaaaaaaacaaaaaaatgcaaaaaaaattaaaatcatTGTTGTCGTTTTCGCAAAGTAACGAGATTATAGCAAGATTATGTTATCATGTACCGAAATGTGTGCaatagtgaaaaaaaaaaattgatttatAACGATACGCGGACGACAAAAATTTAGTCTctgaaattttttcaaaaaatatatacattttgaGAACTGAAACCAAAGTTCTGGAAATTCACGATTTTAATTAGGAATCAAATAATAAACGGTAATTTGCAACTCTAAAGATAAATAATATTACTTCAGAAGGCAATCCTAATGACAAGTGGTAATTAGACTTTTTCATGTTAGATAAAAATGAATTTCGAATTTGTCACTTGTAGGAAATCttcataaaaattttgttaactTAAGCATAAATAATGCTTAAACACAAGTTTACTgcaaaaaaaatgaaacattcATAACCGAACATACATTTTAAATCACATTTCCTTCATCATTCATTCTGGCAACCTTATCTCATTCTTTCATTAATCATGTAATTTTCAGGAAAGAAACAAATTATTAATCCATTTGTGTACACACTGGAAACTCGTCACTTAAATCTTATACAATGCTTTGCAGAACTATTGCAAAGCTACAAAGCGAATAGGAATATCTTCGATAACAAAGgaagataaataaaaaaaaccaAAAATTTTGGTCAATAAATCTTGAGAGAATAATTTGATTATTCCCTTAAAATCTATTGAGCCATTGAACTCGACCGAAAATATTGAATACCTTCACAGAATCTGAGGAGGAAACAAGTTAAGTAGCAATAATCATTAATCTGAGGCATACTGAATGGATACTTAAGTTTATGCTAAAGAGCAGCAGCTGAATATATGTAACACTTAAAGTTTACCACTTATGttgtaaaaatataaagtatctttcaaagaaaaaaattaaaaaaaagaacagcagTTAGTATACATTTTGTGACAAAATGTGTAAAGGTTGGAAAGAATTCCGAGTTGCAATTGCAAAAAGAATAAAACAGACTATCATGATTGATAATACCAAGTTGTAACAATTTAGACAttctaaagaaaagaaaaaaatgatatATGTGTATAGCTATTGTTTTTAAAAATAGCTAATGCAGCTTTGCTTATGTCTTCGTACCATTTTCGTCAAACAAATAATATAACAGTGTTTTTGTGTATATGTGTATGTGTATGCATCTCCTGAAGTTAatcatatataataataatctaAAATACATACGTTATATCTTCATAGACGGCGCATAATAGAATTGTTACAAGTTATCGTATTACTTGAATCATGGTTTGCAGCAGACGCACCTGCGTCTTTTATTACATCCTTAATGTCCATATGCCTCGTATAATAGCTTTAAAGAAGAACTCATGGTTTGTTTTGTTTCCTTTTACTCAGCATCTCTACCGTAAAACTAAAGACGCTGGTGCCCTGTTCTACTAGTAACAATATTACTTCTGTGCATCGTCTTTAGAGATTGTTTTATCGCGCAGTTTGTAAACACTTTTGCTTTTTTGTTTGTTCTAACGAGCAGCTCGACATCACATACAAGAGAAAAAATACATCCTTAAATCCAAGAGGGGTGGGGACACGATAATATCGTACCTGtctcttctgtttttttttttttttaagagctGGTAACCGTTTTTAGCGGTCCGTTGGTCACTAGGTATCAAGCTTGGACGTTTAGTATCATCTTAAGATGATTTGATATATCGCAACTCCTGTCGGATTGCTGACAACTGCTCATCAGTCTCGTAGTCCAATGGCTCGGTGGTTTCGGAAGGCTCGCTGGTGATGGCGGTTCGGAAAACTTTGCGCCCGCGTAGAAACTGTTTGTTGGACTGCCCCGCGGACTGTAATCGTACCGCAACGGTGAATTTCTTGAACCTTTCGAGGAACCGTGAGGGCTACAGCTTAATCTGCCGGTCGAACTTTTGCCATGAGATCTCGCACTGTTGTTGAAGAACGTCGATGATTTGATTGCACTTGAACGGTGATGATGTCGTTCGACACCGACATTCGGCGAACCCTGTCGCTCTACCTTATTATTCAATTTCGGCACCGAATTCGTCATGGCTTGTTTAGCGTTCTTTCGTCTTTTCTATCACtcacaaagtcaaccgacccgTCTGCAAAATTAATCGTTTTCTTAGTCTTCTAAGCACGGAAATTAGAATCGGAAATTGGATTGACAATCTAGTCGATTAATAATGCACAATCACAAAATGCAACTTTAAAAATTTACATCTATTTCACGCTTAACACGCAATAATACATGAATCATCAAGTATAGCGAAATTCCACCatgaagcaataatatattttgcgTCACGATGATAACATATCAGCAAAATAACATAGATAAAACATGACATTTCTTAAGTAAaactttacattttttttatcgaaAAATGCTTCGAAAAAAGTAAAGTCATTATGTACACAACAATAAATTAAACGTTTACTTCATTTCATAACGGATGAAAATTATGAAAACACGAAAAGGGAGGGAAAATAATCAATGCTAAGTTACTAAATCTGCCGAAAAACTTACCATATAATGTCTGTGGGTCACTTTTTAAAGATGCAGCGAAGTTTTCGGCGATGTTTGTATTCAATGATTTTTCTAACTGCGCAATAATCTCGGGATCCAGAGCAAATGGGTAGGGGGAACGCGGAGGAATAAACTTGGTGGGGTACCCCACGAACCTCCTGTGAGCGCAATGCTACCTCGCCCTGCTTGCTTCGAGTTCTCTCGCAGTCCTCCCTATTTGTGTTTTTTGCAAATTTGACCACATTCGGTGACCGTTGGTCACCACTGCCTATGTTTTCTTTTCACTAAACAAAATCACACGCGTCGGTCCGAATTCTTATCACTTCCTATTAACGCAGCTGGAGAGGCACAAGATGGCGGACACAAGTTGTTTGTTTTCGCTGCCCCGCACAAATTTTTCACAATACGATCACCGTTCAACAACAAAACTTTACGTATTCATACGCACATAACGCGCACGCGCGCGTACACATATGTTCGTGAAACGTGAAATTAACTTTGTTAGCAATTACTCGTATGTGACTGTGCATGTACGCGCACTAGACGACGTTTATTCAATTTTAGAAACTGATATTATCAGCTGCGCCTAAGCAATGACCTTTCTACGCTTTTTCTTTTCACTTCAACCTCTTTATCTCACCGCTTTGACAACACATACAACACTCTGAAACCGGATACTGCGATCGAACTCGTAAACTATGTGCTCGTAAGCACGATCCTTATCCAACACTGTCTCTTGCCTTTGTGAAGGCACAAGCCTATCTTAAGGATTATGAACATCCCCCCTAATCAAACTCGACCAATACTTCAAAGCGTTTCGAGTCACGTGTTCCCTTATATCCAATCACGTCTATTCTCTTTCGGGCATTTTCGGCTTTTTTCGtaaaatttattacatttccttttaaatcGTAAAAAAACCAAAATTTTTTAATCTTCTAGATACTCTAAACATACGTAGATTTTTTGTAGCTTGTTGCTGTATTTTGTTGTTCTATTTTGTAATGAAATGTTTAAATAAACTAATGTTACGTATAACGATCGAAAGGTAGGGCAGCCCGATTGGTTGAGTATAGTGCAGCACGACACCTCGTGCTACAGGTCCGAATTTAAGAAATGGTTTTATTCCTTTTACTACTTCCTTCCTTGTTTACGAGATCATTTTTTTATCAAAGATAAAcgagaaatatatacatatgtatgtagcTTGACTAGAAAGTTTAGAAAGAAATTTCAAAAAATATATAGTAAGTATATATAACGAGATGAGTAGTGAGGTGAAACATTACAGCTCCACAGGATTTCTAAACAATCCACATTAATTCGGATGCTTCActtttatatcatttctattctaGAATGGTAATGGAACTGCAAGACCACATTAAAAAGCCATCTTTTATGTAGCTTGTGGCTGATGGAATGATTTTACATACACATAAAGTCTGAAGAAATGAAATATATATGTTCAATTTTAAAGTTGGATTAACATACAAAATATTGTGAATATAGGAACTGAGATAGTAATCCAAATCTTGGTGGAAAAAGCGACCTATCTGACGTTCTTCTACCTTAGAAACTTTTTAAAATCTATCAAGCATGTGTATGCATAACTGATGGTATGGCGGCTTTGCATGTATACAAGGTGGAAGCGCTGAGTGCCAAGAGAGATAACAAGAGCTACGCATCTTGGTATAGCGTCAGTGAAAAATCAACGTGCATTGTTATTATTCCAAGGATAAGTGATATCGAACAAAAGAGAAAAGATATTTCTCATAAAAAAGGAGAACGTGATGAAGCTACGCTATTTGACCAATACACGAGCTTCTTCTCTGTCGATATCGGCAGAAATAACACGAGTTAAGCAAGTGGTGCCGCCATTAACTTGTGGTGAAATAAGCGAAGTTCGTGAAAGCATTTGACGTCAGTAGCCAAGAACGCTGATAATCTTACGACGCAAATATCGCTACGCGGAATATCAGAGAATATCTTCGGCGGTTTACGGGCGAGATTAATCAAACATATGAACATACTCGGTAGTTTATGGTTTAACATACGGCCTCGAGAATATCAGTAGGCCCATAATGGGCGGGGTCGTGGCTTGGGTCGAGTGAGAGACATGGAGCGACCTCAGTGTTCTCAGTGGTGAGCTGCACGGCCATCGCCGACCGTCGGTTTCGCCTAGCGCAACCAACGTACTCTGCTATGACATCGCTCTGAAAATCCCAGATTATCCCAGTAAAAGGTAGGAGTTTTCCCTCCGAAATTTGGATGcgcgctctctctttctctctatctctctcgctcgctcgacCCCTATCTTTATTTCACCCCTTGACGGTGTGCTGTTTCCCGTCACTTCCCATTGCTTGTACGTAGATACTCCAAACATTCCTCTGGTGACTGAATTTAAACATTACTACTCTACTCGAAGAAGCTTCCCCGTAACACGTCATTATGATACCGACAGCCctaattttaatttcattttgtcCTTTCTAACTCTCCCACCATTCAATTTGTCCAACGTTCTTTGTCCGCTCCATTTCGTATTTGGCTTTCATTGTGGTATACCATCTTCGATTTTTGATAAGTGCCCTTCGTAAACAGAGGATGCACATAAAGCGCAAAAACGTGTTCCCTATGTGCATAAGAaaagatatttatatatatatatacatatatatacatacaaataACATTCGATTGCACCGATATGTACTTGTGACATAAACTTTTTCGATCTTTCTCCAATGCATACCCCACCTTTATCCGCTGTCTTTTTCCTTTATCTCATTCGTattgaaatttatatatatgtacacgtaCGTATGCCTGTGTACAAACGGGATACAAGTTTGTTTGTATATGTGCAAGAACACTTACGTACGTCATGTGTACGTGAAAGTATGTGTACGTAGCAAAAAGCTTTCGTTTCAAACTGTTTTCGGGCTTCGCTGTTTCGTCGTATTTGTGCCACATAGCGGTGGTACGTTATTTCCTATGCATACCCTTACACACATTGTCACCATAATAAATACACGTGAAAGAGAGCTGCAGAGGTATCATTCAAAATGGAGAACGTTTTGATAAATTTAAATGAAATCTTTCTTATTGCAATTGCTTGTAAATTTTATCTAAAACTATTATCGTTATGACTAGCCCCCAATAGGAAGCTGTGACGATCCTTTAAATTTAAACGCATGTGACATGTAATCGATTATGGGCTTAGTTTATGTGTACATACTAAGAAATACTAGTTTTCGAAATATATAAGAATTAAAACGTGTCTTCCttactttttattttatcaACAAAAGTTGTAAACAACAATTGCGATTTTTTTACTGCTCTATAAAATCCGTACTCATAAATGCATAGAATTTTTCAATAGTCCTACCACCAGCCTTTGCTCATGCATAAAAGTTAATATGTACATTCTGACGTAATAGTGGCTGAAATTTTTGGCGTGTAATTACGATGGTTGCATTTCTAATACTGTTTTTAACattaaataacatttttataCGTCCAACGCTTATCAGTATTTAGTATTTAATCGTTATGCTCCATATAAGAGGTACTCATAGTAGTCAATAATTCATAAGCGCTATTAAATATaactaataattatttttacctGCCAGGTCACCAAGCCTGCTACGCTATAGTCAACTATTTTGCTATATAGAGAACGTCATTTTTTACAACCTCGTGGCAAATTCTATGGCTACACGAGTCTTTAAACAGCAAACAACAATCCTCTGAAAAAATTGCTTCTTAGCAGCGAACGGGATGCAGGAAAGGTACTTTGAAATTTATTCCAGTTTTATAGCGAACAATGAATACTTGTCCAAAAAAATTTTACGAATATTTATATATCACCAATTCGATATACCATGACAGAGATATTGATTCTAGAGACAAGTCGAGTGAATAGATAATTACATCGAGTGAAATATATAAGAGTATACAGAAGAGGTTAGAAAAAGGTTTGGTTCGGTCGCTCGGTGCTCATTCCCGTTTGTTGTGTTTATCATCTGCGCAGTAATTTCTGAATCATCAATCTTCATAGAGCAGATAGACCCGATTTCGTCAAGATGGAAGACCCAGATTTTGCGAGTACGGGGCGGACCCTCGGTATAGGAACCGTATCGTCGATAACACGAGCGTCGTGGCATTAGATCCACAGCGTTCTCTCGGCTTCTCGTGTCAACACATTCCCGACGCCCACGATGAGTGACGCATGCGCCCTAAACGCCTGAGTTGCTCGTCTTCCATCCCTCTCTTACGCTCGTCCCTCTAACTATATTCTATCCTTCGCTGATTCACTTGCTCGTTCCTTCAGTTCTCTCACAACGTGCACACAAAGACTCCCCTCTATTCCTTGGATACGCCCCTGGCTTTTGTACGAGCACCCTTCTCTCGCTATCAGCCCCGCCGACTCGAAATTCCTAATTCGTTGAGGGTGCATAGACAATGCAGATCGTTAAAACAATTTCTGACTTTAGACGATTCTTCGAAGACAGTCACTGCAGAGGCTATAGAGACTAAAGTTATACCTGAATTCGATATTTTATACGATAGCCCCCTTTTTCgatccttcgatacgtacatcccTGGCAGGCACGTAAACCTAATCGTTCGTCCCCCACCAACCAGCTGAACGTAGTCGAGTCCCCTCCTCTTCCGCTCCCACTGCACACACCAATTTTCCAATTGATAAGGGTGCACAGTTGATACAGACTAACCCTATCCTTCCATCCTCTATTTCGCTGTCAGTCCTTTATTTCTCTATcggttctctctttctcttcgttGTCCCATCATAAAAGTTAACATCGCTATAACGATAACGTTCGCTTGTTTTTTGAAAGCATCGCTAGCGTTGACTCTTTTTCAcacagagaaggagagagaacgAAAGTTTTTCTCGAGAAAAGCGTAAGGACTGCAATGAAAAGTATAAATAACtttgttcgtttctttttttatcgGTAGGCGATGATAGAGAAAATTCAAGTACGATATCAAACAAAGATCCGAGTAAAAGCAGGAGGGGAAACTTGTTCCTAGCGAGCAAGCGAGCTACATGTTACGTAAAATTAACAATCATGTTCCGAAACTCACTTTCCCGTCTGGGATTTTGGGAGAGGGAAGTAGGTGGCATGAGAATGTTACGAGGTAAAGCTGGGTAGTCCGACACAGAGCCAGTAGTTACCCTGGCCGCATAATGCTGTCCTTTAACGGAGAAATGGTTTTTCCTAGCGATCAAAAGTCGGACAGCGTGTAACTTCTTTCCAGCATCGTCGTTCCGTTTCGTATCGTGCCACAAGAGACTGATCTCCGCGCGGCCAGCTCTTATAAAACACTTATGTAGAATAAGTTGAGCTTTGACTTGATGCGTGACGCGTATATGACAGCTGTAGCGCGGCGTTGCCACGTGTTTGACTTTGGCTTAACCTAACAATGACCAACTTGCTGGCCAGGCATGTGCATTTTGATTATCTTATGTTCGAGTATTGAATAATTTTAAGAATAATCATTATGATAGAGGCGAACGCGAATTCGTTTTAAAGGTAAGGTGGAGGTGTTGCACAGCGAAAACGTAGCGCAACTTTGTCGATATTGTGCAAGCGTCGTGTGATCAGAGTAACAATGGTCAGAGCCGTATAAGTTTCATTCGCCCCTCTATGCATTTTATGCGCGATTCGAAGTCGTAATGAAACTCTTTCCTCGCACCttgcatagtaataagttatttcGTATCGATTTAGAATGTCGTTTTTCTCCGTGGTATTTTTTTTCTTACAATTACCGTACTGAAAGACTCCGTTCACATGAGCGATCAGCATTTGTGCTTCATGGATATCCAACCTCGTGGAAAATATACGTTCCATGTTCAAGTACCAGAACTTTGGTGTGTTTACTTACACGCTCAGGGCTGTGCTAGCGGGGACCCAGCGTGATCTTCAAGAACTGCGTGGGTGCGGCCTTTCCCTGGTCTCGAAAGAAGGGGGACcagactctctctttctctctctctctctttcttgttCGCTCACTCGCTCGGTAGATCCTACCTTTTTTTATTTGAAGGTCCCTTCACATGCTCGCGGCTTTAGCATCAGCACTCCCTCGCTTTAGGGTCGCACCTATCTTCGTTCCTCTCAGCTTACCCTTCACGATACTAAACCCTGTAGGACCCAGGGATGTACGAGAGCAGTGAGATTTCACTGATACCGAAGAACgaatttttctccttttttcgtGTAAATAAATCAATCGTAGTGCGGTTCTCGATCTAAGCAGGTGACACTTAAATTACCTGCTAATATAGTCCCTATAGTACAGTTTTACATTTAGCGTCGATCGATGGTATCATTGTGGATATGAATGCGAATGTGCACGTTACGTGATATAAAATTCGCAATTCGAAGCGTATTGTATTCTTTTTATCGAATGAGAAAAGTAACACGTTTGGTAGACAATAGTGGAATTATTTCATAGTAGACAGACTTTCTGCACTTTTATCAATCCTCGATCGACTTTAATTGTGCACAATCAGCCTTACGTCAGTACGTTTCCTTTTTAAATACCATACAAATAATTTCTCGAGATATATCGTTCATGCTATCACCTATGAGTATAGCACATTTACCACAAGTAACGCAACTGTTTTACAGTTTAATTCCCTGAAGCTTCGTTTGTTCTGATAATCTTTCAAGATAGTAAACCGAACAGTATGCCTCCTGGTAATGTATAGCGCTGCAATCTCCCTCGTTCACAAACACAGATTTGAACGAAAAAAGTAAAATCTTATCGAGCCCTGTCGACAAAACGTTTATCGACCGTATCGTGGCTAGAGCCATAGGACGAAAACGCGGGGTGCCAGTGCTAGAGCGTACACCCATGCGACAAGTCTCCCCCACCACTGGTATTCCTCCCCACCGCGCGGCCACCTCCCCTTTCAGTCTAGCGAGCCGCGTTTCGTCTCAGTCTGTCGCGCGCCGCCAACGGGTCAGGTTGTGTGTCTCGTGTGTGTCACGCCCGTTGTGGTGGTTGATTTACGTACGCGCGTGTGTGTGCCAGTGCGCGCGTGCGTGCGTACATGCGTGTGCCGTCTACGGTGTCACTGTGTATACGTGCGACTGATACTATCATCGTAGCCTCAGCTTTTGACCGCTCGCATACAGCAACGGTGACATCGAGGCATGACAGCGACGCGGGAGTGTTACCCCATACGGTAGGAAAAACTCATTCTACCGTTCTTCTCCCCGTTAGTACCGATCGTGTCTATACCCTTGTAACGTTCCGTTCGTAAGAAAACGTAAACCTTGGGACGACAGACATGCTAGCGTA
Protein-coding sequences here:
- the LOC143428645 gene encoding uncharacterized protein LOC143428645 → MERIFSTRLDIHEAQMLIAHVNGVFQYGNCKKKNTTEKNDILNRYEITYYYARCEERVSLRLRIAHKMHRGANETYTALTIVTLITRRLHNIDKVALRFRYNQNAHAWPASCCHIRVTHQVKAQLILHKCFIRAGRAEISLLWHDTKRNDDAGKKLHAVRLLIARKNHFSVKGQHYAARVTTGSVSDYPALPRNILMPPTSLSQNPRREILTLFSRKTFVLSPSLCEKESTLAMLSKNKRTLSL
- the LOC143428213 gene encoding uncharacterized protein LOC143428213, with translation MSSNGTKHVLQSTSVKVVVHIVYRLYRCFSVTFLPRHKARDLDERRQDTPRNSLAAGFRCMKNTGSGRGGDSTTFSWLVGDERLGLRACQGCTYRRIEKGGYRIKYRIQEFRVGGADSERRVLVQKPGAYPRNRGESLCARCERTEGTSK
- the LOC143427932 gene encoding uncharacterized protein LOC143427932, translated to MTNSVPKLNNKVERQGSPNVGVERHHHRSSAIKSSTFFNNSARSHGKSSTGRLSCSPHGSSKGSRNSPLRYDYSPRGSPTNSFYAGAKFSEPPSPASLPKPPSHWTTRLMSSCQQSDRSCDISNHLKMILNVQA